AAGCCGGAAGGATAGGGTTCAGGGTTCAGGGTTCAGGGTTCAGGGTTCAGGGTTTTCAAAACCAGGCACCAAACACTTTATCCTCAATACCATTTTGCAATCACATTTTCGATTGAATAGAAGGTTAAACTATTGAAATGCTTGTATCTTCCTGAACCCTGAACCCTAAACCCTGAGCCCTAAATGATATTCCTCCTATGTTCTCAGAATTCAAACGCAATCTTCGATTTGTGATGTTCATGGTCGGCCTGCTGGCGGTGGGCATCATTGGCGTGGAAATCTTTCGTCGGATGGGGACGACACAACCGTCGGGGCCGGTGGCGGCCCCTTCCTCAGCATCAGGGGCGGGCGCCGTTTTTCCCCGCGAATTGAAAGATGGAAGCGGATACAGCGTTCGAATTGAGAAAAAGCCGATCCGAATTGTCTCGCAAACTCTGGCAACGGATGAGATCTTGCTGGCAATTTGTGACCCAAAGCGCATTGCGGCGCTCAGTTCACTGGCCGAAGACCCGACCTACAGCAATATCACCAGTGAAGCAAAGCAGGTGGCTGGTCGAACAACTCAAGGGGTTGAGCAGATTTTGGAATTAAGTCCTGATCTGGTGTTTGTCGCCAGTTACAGTCGCACTGAATTTGTGGAACTCCTGAAAGCCGCGAAGTCCCCAGTTTTCCGGTTTGCCAACTTTGACCGCATTGAAGACATAAAAACCAACATTCGAACCGTTGGATATGCCATTGG
The nucleotide sequence above comes from Acidobacteriota bacterium. Encoded proteins:
- a CDS encoding ABC transporter substrate-binding protein, translated to MFSEFKRNLRFVMFMVGLLAVGIIGVEIFRRMGTTQPSGPVAAPSSASGAGAVFPRELKDGSGYSVRIEKKPIRIVSQTLATDEILLAICDPKRIAALSSLAEDPTYSNITSEAKQVAGRTTQGVEQILELSPDLVFVASYSRTEFVELLKAAKSPVFRFANFDRIEDIKTNIRTVGYAIGDEPAAAALIDQMNRDIQAVKARIPQTKPPLKVMSYSLGGFTAGSGTLFDEMLRTVGVINLTAEKGITGIAKISPEKLTEWQPDVIVVGADVGTFDDVKRKLLAEPAVASTKAGKSNRIIVVDNRHYLAVSHHLVKALNTLVTELYGQ